In Mycobacterium sp. Aquia_213, the sequence TCGGGCCGGTGCAATTCGTCGAGGGTGATGTCGCCCGCCCGACCGGTGGCCAGCGCGACGAGGATCTGGGTAATCCAGTCGGGATGGGCCGGACACCCGGGAATGTTGATCACGGGCAGGCCCATCTTGGACCGGAAGTCGGGACCCAGAAATCCGCCCTTGTCGCGCTTGTGGAATTGCAAACCCGTCGACGCCGATGGATTGGGCTCCATGGCCGGGATGCCGCCGAAACACGCACAGTCACCGATCGCCACTACGATCTGCGCGGCCGCGGCCAGGTCGGTCACCCAGTCCTTCATCGCACGATCCGCGAACATGTCCATGCGACCCGTGCCGTTGGGCGCCTCGATGACCGTGCCCTCGAACACGAAGATGTCCAGCGGCCGCTCGCCATTGGCGCAATCCCAGAAGACCTTCTGCGCATTCTTTCCGAGTTCGAGCCCCAATGACGGATGCCATAAGAGATCCAGTCCGAAATCGACAATCAAGTCGACAACATTTGGCTCCTCGGCATTAAGAAATGACATCGTATTCCCGCTGCATGCGCCGCCTTGAAACCATAAAACGGAAGCCATACGAACTCCTCTCGAAATAGCGGACGAGGGCGCGACCGCATCGGTGAATAGTGGGCTGAATGTCTTTTACTGCGGGAGATGCCTGCCGAATGCCCGCGCTACCTGTACTAGGAAGCCCAGGCCCCGGCTGACGTCTTGGTCCTTGCTGACCCGCCACAGTCCGAACAACCCCTTGGGGCCCCCCGGGTCCGCCGCGGCGGCGGTCTTGCCCTCAACGAGGGCCTGGCCCACCTCCGCCAGAACATCGACGGCCCGCGGATCGACAAGCGGCGACTGCAGGATCTTGCTCAACGCCGGCGTGGCGGTCACCAGCGACGACGCCAGTTCCGACAAGCTCGCCGCAAGCGCCCGCAGGTCGACCGACCGCAGCTCGGATGCCACGCCGTCAAAGCTCGGCAGGCGGGCCGCCGACGCTCCTGCGCGCAGCTCGTCGACGGTCGAGGCCAACGTCTCACTGATCTCGTCACCCCGACGAACAAAGCCGTCGAGGCCGGTCAGCAGGATCGCTAGCAGATCGGCATGGTCGAGCAAGTTGTTGAGCGACGCGGCGACCGTCGGGTCGTCGAGCCGGTCGCGCAGCTGGTCGAACGGCGACAGAGTAGCGATCTGGCCGTTTGCCGACATGGCACCTCCTAGGCGGATCGGGTGGGCTGTGCCCCGATTCCGAAAGGGCCGTAGCGGACTGTGGCCCCGATCACAAACTAGCGGCCGTTCGACGTTCTGCCTATCGTTATCGCGCAGCAGCTGTCAGGATTGCGAAGAGTTAAGCGCGTTGGTGCGCGCTCAGCCAGCGGGAGACTTGCATGATTGCCACCGATTATTTAATGGACACTTCACAATTCGATGGCGTGTCGATGGAGTCACAAGCAGGCGATACGCGGTGTCACGGCTAACCCGTCTGGGGTATATCGACGTCCGCCGCACGGCGAATCCGGTGCGGCGCAAGGTGCGCTCGCGGGGTGTCCCTCCGGCCTTGGCGGACAACGAGATCTTCTACACCGAGAACCCGACCGAAGCCATGCGATTGATGGCCAAAGCGTTGGCGCCGTTGTCGTTACATGTAGGACCCGACGACGCCGCGGGGTTTGCTGCGACCATGCATGGCGTACGGCTACGCAACGTCAGCATGCTGTACCTCGACGTGCATGTCGCGGCGACGGTCGACATTCCCGCACTCGGCCAGTACTTCGGGGTGCACATGCCTATGAACGGACGTGCGTTGGTAGATCACCGCGGCCGTAGCTTCGAAGCCAACACAATCCGCGCGTTAGTGACCAGCCCCGGCGAGGCGCTGCGGATCCAGTTCGACCACGACTCCCCGCAGTTGCTGATCCGGGTAGAGCAGCGCGCCATGGCCGCCCACCTCACCCGGTTGCTGGGCCGAAGCCTGACCAAGCCGTTGGAGTTCGAACCCGATTTCGACCTCGCCAGCGAGGCCGCGATGCGTTGGCACACCGCGGTTCAGCTCATCCACAGCGAGGTGTTCCACCCCGGATCGCTGATCCAGCGGGGCCAGGGCATCGGTGCGATCGAGGAATTGGTGATGAGCACCCTGTTGCAGCTGCAGCCGTCCAACTATCACGAAGAGTTTCTCCAGCCAGCTCAGCCAGATCCACGACGCGTCGTCGTTCATGACGCCATGAACTTCATCGACGACCATCTCGCTGAGCGCATCACGATGGACGAAGTCGCCAAGGCGGTCCATATGAGTGTCCGTTCCATCCAGCAGGGCTTCCGCGAGGAACTGAACATGACGCCGATGACCTACCTTCGCGAGCGCCGGCTGGAGCGGGTCCACGAGGAGCTCATGGACGCGATGCCCTCCGACGGGATTACCGTCACCGCCGTCGCCGAGCGATGGGGCTTCAACCACCTCGGAAGTTTTGCCGTGGAGTACCGCAAGCGGTGGGGCGAGGCGCCGTCAGATACCTTGCGGCGCTAATCCCGCGGCCGGTGGCCGCTACGACGCGCGAGGCACTGCGCTGACCTGCCGCCAGCCGAGTTCGGGACGGGAGGTCAGGTGGTGGATGAGCAACTCGGTGGCCATCGGCGGCGTGGCCTGGCTGACGACATGCCAGGGCCGCTTGATCGGAGTGCCCGGGACGGGTAGTTCCACCAGCGTGCCCGAGTCGAGCTCGCGCTGCACCGCCTGCCTCGACACCAGCGTGACGCCCAGCCCCGCAACGGCCGCCGACACCACCGCGCC encodes:
- a CDS encoding hydrogenase; its protein translation is MASVLWFQGGACSGNTMSFLNAEEPNVVDLIVDFGLDLLWHPSLGLELGKNAQKVFWDCANGERPLDIFVFEGTVIEAPNGTGRMDMFADRAMKDWVTDLAAAAQIVVAIGDCACFGGIPAMEPNPSASTGLQFHKRDKGGFLGPDFRSKMGLPVINIPGCPAHPDWITQILVALATGRAGDITLDELHRPETFFKTFTQTGCTRVQFFEYKQSTMAFGEGTRTGCLFYEFGCRGPMTHSPCNRILWNRQSSKTRAGMPCLGCTEPEFPHFDLAPGTVFKTQKVSGMIPREVPEGSDHLTYMAHAAAARIAAPQWSKEDMFVV
- a CDS encoding DUF1641 domain-containing protein, with amino-acid sequence MSANGQIATLSPFDQLRDRLDDPTVAASLNNLLDHADLLAILLTGLDGFVRRGDEISETLASTVDELRAGASAARLPSFDGVASELRSVDLRALAASLSELASSLVTATPALSKILQSPLVDPRAVDVLAEVGQALVEGKTAAAADPGGPKGLFGLWRVSKDQDVSRGLGFLVQVARAFGRHLPQ
- a CDS encoding AraC family transcriptional regulator codes for the protein MSRLTRLGYIDVRRTANPVRRKVRSRGVPPALADNEIFYTENPTEAMRLMAKALAPLSLHVGPDDAAGFAATMHGVRLRNVSMLYLDVHVAATVDIPALGQYFGVHMPMNGRALVDHRGRSFEANTIRALVTSPGEALRIQFDHDSPQLLIRVEQRAMAAHLTRLLGRSLTKPLEFEPDFDLASEAAMRWHTAVQLIHSEVFHPGSLIQRGQGIGAIEELVMSTLLQLQPSNYHEEFLQPAQPDPRRVVVHDAMNFIDDHLAERITMDEVAKAVHMSVRSIQQGFREELNMTPMTYLRERRLERVHEELMDAMPSDGITVTAVAERWGFNHLGSFAVEYRKRWGEAPSDTLRR